A DNA window from Burkholderia sp. HI2500 contains the following coding sequences:
- the lolA gene encoding outer membrane lipoprotein chaperone LolA, with the protein MQQHSFAMSLRSTRRWLGAALAGASLMLAATHAFAGGTEQLKAFVSQVRSAKGDFTQQIVKAPAKGASAAQAVPKPTDNSSGTFVFARPGKFIWTYQKPYQQVLQADGDKLYVYDRDLNQVTERKLNGALGASPAAILFGSNDLEKNYTLRDAGEKGGIEWLEMLPKAQDTQFQRIGIGFKNGTLAAMELHDVFGNVTLLTFTNIQTNPPLKGDTFKFVVPKGADVITG; encoded by the coding sequence ATGCAGCAACATTCGTTCGCAATGTCCCTTCGTTCGACGCGGCGCTGGCTCGGCGCGGCGCTCGCCGGCGCCTCGCTGATGCTCGCGGCGACGCACGCGTTCGCGGGCGGCACCGAGCAACTGAAGGCGTTCGTGTCGCAGGTGCGTTCGGCGAAGGGCGACTTCACGCAGCAGATCGTCAAGGCCCCGGCGAAGGGCGCGAGCGCCGCGCAGGCCGTGCCGAAGCCCACCGACAATTCGAGCGGCACGTTCGTGTTTGCGCGCCCCGGCAAGTTCATCTGGACGTACCAGAAGCCGTACCAGCAGGTGCTGCAGGCTGACGGCGACAAGCTCTACGTGTACGACCGCGACCTGAACCAGGTCACCGAGCGCAAGCTGAACGGCGCGCTGGGCGCGAGCCCCGCCGCGATCCTGTTCGGCAGCAACGATCTGGAGAAGAACTACACGCTGCGCGATGCCGGCGAAAAGGGCGGCATCGAGTGGCTCGAAATGCTGCCGAAGGCGCAGGACACGCAGTTCCAGCGGATCGGCATCGGCTTCAAGAACGGCACGCTCGCCGCGATGGAACTGCACGACGTGTTCGGCAACGTCACGCTGCTGACGTTTACGAACATCCAGACGAATCCGCCGCTGAAGGGCGATACGTTCAAGTTCGTCGTGCCGAAGGGCGCCGACGTGATTACCGGCTGA
- a CDS encoding replication-associated recombination protein A encodes MSDLFQVEPRRPLAEALRPKTLAEVIGQTHLLGEGKPLRLAFESGKPHSMILWGPPGVGKTTLARLTALAFDCEFIALSAVLGGVKDIRESMEQAKDTLNRTGRHTILFVDEIHRFNKGQQDALLPFVESGLVTFIGATTENPSFEVNSALLSRAQVYVLKSLDDDEMRQLLKRAQEIALDGLSFDDKAIDTLVGYADGDARRFLNLLEQAQTAATSAGTATIDAEFVSSAMTLNARRFDKGGDNFYDQISALHKSVRGSSPDGALYWFCRMIDGGADPKYLARRIVRMAWEDIGLADPRALQVANDAAETYERLGSPEGELALGQAVIYLACAAKSNAGYNAFNQAMAFVKQDKSREVPVHLRNAPTKLMKELGYGHAYRYAHDEPNAYAAGETYLPDGMREPRWYKPVPRGLESKIADKLAWLRELDREAGKKD; translated from the coding sequence ATGTCCGACCTGTTTCAAGTCGAGCCGCGCCGCCCGCTCGCCGAGGCGCTGCGGCCGAAGACGCTCGCCGAGGTGATCGGCCAGACGCATTTGCTGGGCGAAGGCAAGCCGCTGCGGCTCGCGTTCGAATCGGGCAAGCCGCATTCGATGATCCTGTGGGGGCCGCCCGGCGTCGGCAAGACGACGCTCGCACGGCTCACCGCGCTCGCGTTCGACTGCGAGTTCATTGCGCTGTCCGCGGTGCTCGGCGGCGTGAAGGACATCCGCGAGTCGATGGAGCAGGCGAAGGACACGCTGAACCGCACCGGCCGCCACACGATCCTGTTCGTCGACGAAATCCACCGCTTCAACAAGGGGCAGCAGGACGCGTTGCTGCCGTTCGTCGAGTCGGGGCTCGTGACCTTCATCGGCGCGACGACCGAGAACCCGAGCTTCGAGGTCAACTCGGCGTTGCTGTCGCGTGCGCAGGTGTACGTGCTGAAGTCGCTGGACGACGACGAGATGCGGCAGTTGCTGAAGCGCGCACAGGAAATCGCACTCGACGGCCTGTCGTTCGACGACAAGGCAATCGATACGCTGGTCGGCTATGCGGACGGCGACGCGCGGCGCTTCCTGAACCTGCTCGAGCAGGCGCAGACGGCGGCCACGTCGGCCGGCACCGCGACGATCGATGCCGAATTCGTCAGCAGCGCAATGACGCTGAACGCACGGCGCTTCGACAAGGGCGGCGACAACTTCTACGACCAGATCTCGGCACTGCACAAGTCGGTGCGCGGTTCGAGCCCGGACGGCGCACTGTACTGGTTCTGCCGGATGATCGACGGCGGCGCGGATCCGAAGTATCTCGCGCGGCGGATCGTGCGGATGGCGTGGGAAGACATCGGCCTCGCCGATCCGCGCGCGCTGCAGGTGGCGAACGACGCGGCCGAAACCTACGAGCGCCTCGGCTCGCCGGAAGGCGAGCTCGCGCTCGGGCAGGCGGTGATCTATCTCGCGTGCGCGGCGAAGAGCAACGCGGGCTACAACGCGTTCAACCAGGCGATGGCGTTCGTGAAGCAGGACAAGTCGCGCGAGGTGCCCGTGCATCTGCGCAACGCGCCGACCAAGCTGATGAAGGAACTCGGCTACGGTCACGCCTACCGTTACGCGCACGACGAGCCGAATGCGTATGCGGCCGGCGAGACGTACCTGCCGGACGGGATGCGCGAGCCGCGCTGGTACAAGCCGGTGCCGCGCGGGCTCGAATCGAAGATCGCCGACAAGCTCGCGTGGCTGCGCGAACTCGACCGCGAGGCCGGCAAGAAGGACTGA
- a CDS encoding DUF2164 domain-containing protein, producing MAIELEKDVRDRAIASLQRYFTENMDEPIGNIQAGALLHFFVEEIAPAIYNLAIADAQQSLHARVTELDIECHQEPFGYWKKPPARKR from the coding sequence ATGGCCATCGAACTGGAGAAGGACGTACGCGACCGCGCGATCGCGTCGCTGCAACGCTATTTCACAGAAAACATGGATGAGCCGATCGGCAACATCCAGGCGGGTGCACTGCTGCACTTCTTCGTCGAGGAAATCGCGCCCGCGATCTACAACCTCGCGATCGCGGATGCGCAGCAGAGCCTGCACGCCCGCGTCACCGAACTCGACATCGAGTGCCATCAGGAGCCGTTCGGCTACTGGAAGAAGCCGCCGGCCCGCAAGCGCTGA
- the serS gene encoding serine--tRNA ligase, producing MLDIQLLRKDLDGVAQRLADRGYTLDIAAFSALEAERRAIQTRTEELQARRNSLSKQIGAMKGKGEDTSAVMAEVGGIGDEMKAGEAKLGEIQARLSDLMLGMPNVAHESVPVGKDEADNVEVRRWGTPRQFDFEVKDHVDVGTPLGLDFETGAKLAGARFTMLRGSIARLHRALAQFMIDTHTQQHGYTETYTPYIVNPEILYGTGQLPKFADDMFRVEKGGEDNKVTQYLISTSEISLTNTVRESIVDASALPIKLTAHSPCFRSEAGSYGRDTRGMIRQHQFDKVEMVQVVAPETSYAALDEMVGHAEAILQKLGLPYRVITLCTGDMGFSAAKTFDLEVWLPAQNTYREISSCSNTEAFQARRMQARFRNAQGKPELVHTLNGSGLAVGRTLVAVLENYQNADGSVTVPEALRPYMGGIERIDAPAQAS from the coding sequence ATGCTCGACATCCAGTTGCTGCGCAAAGACCTCGACGGCGTCGCCCAGCGCCTCGCCGATCGCGGCTACACCCTCGACATCGCCGCCTTCTCCGCGCTCGAAGCGGAACGCCGCGCGATCCAGACCCGCACCGAAGAGCTCCAGGCGCGCCGCAACAGCCTGTCGAAGCAGATCGGCGCGATGAAGGGGAAGGGCGAGGACACGTCGGCCGTGATGGCCGAGGTCGGCGGGATCGGCGACGAAATGAAGGCAGGAGAAGCCAAGCTCGGCGAGATCCAGGCGCGCCTGTCCGACCTGATGCTGGGCATGCCGAACGTCGCGCATGAAAGCGTGCCGGTCGGCAAGGACGAAGCCGACAACGTCGAGGTGCGCCGCTGGGGCACGCCGCGCCAGTTCGATTTCGAGGTGAAGGATCACGTCGACGTCGGCACGCCGCTCGGCCTCGATTTCGAGACCGGCGCGAAGCTCGCCGGCGCGCGCTTCACGATGCTGCGCGGCTCGATCGCGCGCCTGCACCGCGCGCTCGCGCAGTTCATGATCGACACGCATACGCAGCAGCACGGCTACACCGAGACGTATACGCCGTACATCGTGAACCCCGAGATCCTGTACGGCACGGGCCAGCTGCCGAAGTTCGCGGACGACATGTTCCGCGTCGAGAAGGGCGGCGAGGACAACAAGGTCACGCAATACCTGATCTCCACGTCGGAAATCTCGCTGACCAACACCGTGCGCGAGTCGATCGTCGACGCGTCCGCCCTGCCGATCAAGCTGACCGCGCATTCCCCGTGCTTCCGCTCGGAAGCCGGTTCGTACGGCCGCGACACGCGCGGCATGATTCGCCAGCACCAGTTCGACAAAGTCGAGATGGTGCAGGTCGTCGCGCCGGAAACGTCGTACGCCGCGCTCGACGAGATGGTCGGCCATGCGGAAGCGATCCTGCAGAAGCTCGGCCTGCCGTACCGCGTGATCACGCTGTGCACGGGCGACATGGGTTTCTCGGCCGCGAAGACGTTCGATCTCGAAGTGTGGCTGCCTGCGCAGAACACCTATCGCGAGATCTCGAGCTGCTCGAACACCGAAGCGTTCCAGGCGCGCCGGATGCAGGCGCGTTTCCGCAACGCGCAGGGCAAGCCGGAGCTCGTGCATACGCTGAACGGCTCGGGTCTCGCCGTCGGCCGCACGCTCGTCGCGGTGCTGGAGAACTACCAGAACGCGGACGGCTCGGTCACGGTGCCGGAAGCGCTGCGTCCGTACATGGGCGGCATCGAGCGTATCGACGCGCCGGCACAGGCGTCGTAA
- a CDS encoding methyl-accepting chemotaxis protein, producing the protein MKLSYKIPLAFAVALLLMFCGALYGIHILNRSIDTFADDVQTNVGEERLVSATLVQFKLQVQEWKDTLLRGKQPDKLDKYWLAFQTRERTVDTLAAQLVHQLPPGESRSLVEQFMRAHTAMGEGYRRGFDAFKAAGFEPSAGDAAVAGVDREPAALLERAAKSIADESAAVSAQASRDAQHATTASLVLMLVVLGVAMVGAFLFSRAILRPLDRAVACAQAVAEGDLTRDVDAAGRDEIADLLRALQTMQTSLSGVVLEVRTHAEAVATASAQIASGNHDLSARTEAQAASLEETAASMTELTGIVRQSAEHAQHAAQLAHDASNIAAAGGGVMTDAVGTMNGIADSSAKVGEIIAVIDGIAFQTNILALNAAVEAARAGEQGRGFAVVAAEVRTLAQRSAAAAKEIKGLIEQSTKRVDEGAVLIGRAGESIHEIVGAVQRVTTIVGEISSASQEQSGGIQQVNIAVTQMDEATQRNAALVEQASAATQALAEQASALRHAVAVFRLPEMA; encoded by the coding sequence ATGAAGCTGAGCTACAAGATTCCCCTCGCATTCGCTGTCGCGCTGCTGCTGATGTTCTGTGGCGCGCTGTACGGTATCCACATTCTCAATCGGTCGATCGATACGTTCGCCGACGACGTGCAGACGAACGTCGGCGAGGAGCGGCTCGTGTCGGCCACGCTCGTCCAGTTCAAGCTGCAAGTGCAGGAATGGAAGGACACGCTGTTGCGTGGCAAGCAGCCCGACAAGCTCGACAAGTATTGGCTGGCGTTCCAGACGCGCGAGCGGACGGTCGACACGCTCGCCGCGCAGCTCGTTCACCAGTTGCCGCCCGGCGAGAGCCGCTCGCTCGTCGAGCAGTTCATGCGCGCGCACACGGCGATGGGCGAGGGTTACCGGCGCGGGTTCGACGCGTTCAAGGCGGCCGGCTTCGAGCCGTCGGCGGGCGATGCCGCGGTGGCGGGCGTGGACCGCGAGCCGGCGGCGCTGCTGGAGCGGGCCGCGAAGTCGATCGCCGACGAGAGCGCCGCGGTGTCGGCGCAGGCGAGCCGCGACGCGCAGCACGCCACGACCGCGAGCCTCGTGCTGATGCTGGTCGTGCTCGGCGTCGCGATGGTCGGCGCATTCCTGTTCAGCCGCGCGATCCTGCGTCCGCTCGACCGTGCGGTGGCGTGCGCGCAGGCCGTCGCCGAAGGCGACCTGACGCGCGATGTCGACGCGGCCGGCCGCGACGAGATCGCCGATCTGCTGCGCGCGTTGCAGACGATGCAGACGAGCCTGTCGGGCGTCGTGCTCGAAGTGCGCACGCATGCCGAAGCCGTCGCGACGGCGAGCGCCCAGATCGCGTCGGGCAATCACGACCTGTCGGCGCGGACCGAGGCGCAGGCCGCGTCGCTCGAGGAGACGGCTGCCAGCATGACCGAACTCACGGGCATCGTCCGCCAGTCGGCCGAGCACGCGCAGCACGCGGCGCAGCTGGCGCACGACGCGTCGAACATCGCGGCGGCGGGCGGCGGCGTGATGACGGATGCCGTCGGCACGATGAACGGCATCGCCGACAGCTCCGCCAAGGTCGGCGAGATCATCGCGGTGATCGACGGCATCGCGTTCCAGACCAACATCCTCGCGCTGAACGCAGCGGTCGAGGCGGCCCGCGCGGGCGAACAGGGGCGCGGCTTCGCGGTCGTCGCGGCGGAAGTGCGCACGCTCGCGCAGCGCAGCGCCGCCGCGGCGAAGGAGATCAAGGGGCTCATCGAGCAGTCGACGAAGCGGGTCGACGAGGGCGCCGTGCTGATCGGCCGGGCGGGCGAATCGATTCACGAGATCGTCGGCGCAGTGCAGCGCGTCACGACGATCGTCGGCGAGATCTCGTCCGCGTCGCAGGAGCAGAGCGGCGGCATCCAGCAGGTGAACATCGCGGTGACGCAGATGGACGAAGCGACGCAGCGCAACGCGGCGCTCGTCGAGCAGGCCTCGGCCGCGACGCAGGCGCTGGCCGAGCAGGCGAGCGCGCTGCGTCATGCGGTGGCCGTGTTCAGGCTGCCGGAAATGGCGTGA
- a CDS encoding alkane 1-monooxygenase, translating to MAMTHGSASGWSDGKRYLWLLGALTITLPILAAQLALSTGLHVFWWFGPLFAFGVIPILDTLIGDDRDNPPEDVVPRLERERYYRLIVYLATLVEYVAFFACVWIVGTHALAWYDYVGFALSLGAATGISINTAHELGHKTDRFERWLAKITLAPVAYGHFYVEHNRGHHVRVATAEDPASARYGESFWAFLPRTVTGSIRSAWRLEKARLERLGHSPWTWRNEVLHAWAMTVVVWAIAIAMAGKVVIPFLVIQAVYGASLLEVVNYVEHYGLGRRKLPNGRYERCTPQHSWNSNHVVTNLFLYQLQRHADHHANPTRSYQALRHFDDAPQLPAGYATMILFAYVPPLWYRVMNPRVVAHYGGNMAQSNIKPSIRARVLAQYPAAA from the coding sequence ATGGCAATGACCCACGGATCGGCTTCGGGCTGGTCGGATGGCAAGCGTTACCTGTGGCTGCTCGGCGCGCTGACGATCACGCTGCCGATCCTCGCCGCCCAGCTCGCGCTGTCGACGGGCCTGCACGTGTTCTGGTGGTTCGGCCCGCTGTTCGCGTTCGGCGTGATCCCGATCCTCGACACGCTGATCGGCGACGATCGCGACAACCCGCCCGAGGACGTCGTGCCGCGTCTCGAACGGGAGCGCTACTACCGGTTGATCGTCTATCTCGCGACCCTCGTCGAATACGTCGCGTTCTTCGCGTGCGTCTGGATCGTCGGCACGCATGCGCTCGCCTGGTACGACTACGTCGGCTTCGCGCTGTCGCTCGGCGCCGCGACGGGCATCTCGATCAATACCGCGCACGAACTCGGGCACAAGACCGACCGCTTCGAGCGCTGGCTCGCGAAAATCACGCTCGCGCCGGTCGCATACGGCCACTTCTACGTCGAGCACAACCGCGGGCACCACGTGCGCGTCGCGACGGCGGAGGATCCGGCGAGCGCGCGCTACGGCGAATCGTTCTGGGCCTTCCTGCCGCGCACCGTGACCGGCAGCATCCGCTCGGCGTGGCGGCTCGAGAAGGCGCGCCTCGAACGGCTCGGGCATTCGCCGTGGACCTGGCGCAACGAAGTGCTGCACGCGTGGGCGATGACCGTCGTCGTGTGGGCCATCGCGATCGCGATGGCCGGCAAGGTCGTGATTCCGTTCCTCGTGATCCAGGCCGTCTACGGCGCGTCGCTGCTCGAAGTCGTGAACTACGTCGAGCATTACGGGCTCGGCCGCCGCAAGCTGCCGAACGGCCGCTACGAACGCTGCACGCCGCAGCATTCGTGGAACAGCAATCACGTCGTCACCAACCTGTTCCTGTACCAGTTGCAGCGGCACGCCGACCATCATGCGAATCCGACGCGCTCGTACCAGGCGCTGCGCCACTTCGACGATGCGCCGCAACTGCCGGCCGGCTACGCGACGATGATCCTGTTCGCGTACGTGCCGCCGCTCTGGTATCGCGTGATGAATCCGCGCGTCGTCGCGCACTACGGCGGCAACATGGCGCAGTCGAACATCAAGCCGTCGATCCGCGCCCGGGTGCTCGCGCAGTATCCGGCCGCGGCGTGA
- a CDS encoding GNAT family N-acetyltransferase, with translation MSSTLTVRRIVADQGGVYRELRAASLREPYAPGEAPEAELLNVETDAASAIAAQRAVSDESTTFLLYTEGHPAGMIGAYFDNTPDRRAFVSELWVAHAVRHLRGGVLLLETATAWLAERGAQDVYAWIADANRNAIRFYERAGFGNTGEHAPIARMPGAMKSLYVSQMKH, from the coding sequence ATGAGTTCGACCTTGACCGTTCGTCGTATCGTTGCCGACCAGGGCGGCGTGTATCGCGAACTCCGCGCCGCATCGCTGCGCGAGCCCTACGCGCCCGGCGAAGCGCCGGAGGCCGAATTGCTGAACGTCGAAACGGACGCGGCGTCGGCGATTGCCGCGCAGCGCGCCGTGTCCGACGAGTCGACGACTTTCCTGTTGTATACCGAAGGCCATCCGGCCGGCATGATCGGCGCGTATTTCGACAATACGCCCGATCGGCGTGCGTTCGTCAGCGAGCTGTGGGTGGCGCATGCGGTGCGTCATCTGCGCGGCGGCGTGCTGCTGCTGGAGACGGCCACCGCCTGGCTCGCCGAGCGCGGTGCCCAGGACGTCTACGCGTGGATTGCCGATGCGAACCGCAACGCGATCCGCTTCTATGAGCGGGCGGGTTTCGGCAATACCGGCGAACACGCGCCGATCGCACGGATGCCCGGCGCGATGAAATCGCTGTACGTATCGCAGATGAAGCACTGA
- the minC gene encoding septum site-determining protein MinC, with protein MSLKKSPFFELRSGSVDTLLFTVKTTDLDALRTELVKRFEATPEFFADDVVAIDVRRLADGERVALADIRQMLNDVRMRPVGVVALATQGWAGEAGLPLLEARDRRAPAAKPADEAEPAAVPAVEPAAAAAAAAAPEQPSEPAPTPVQAGGQTLVIDRPLRSGQQIYAKGDLVVLAPVSHGAEIIAEGNIHIYAPLRGRALAGVHGNHDARIFCTCLEPELISIAGIYRTTENPLPAEVLGKSVQIRLEEEKLMIEPLRLT; from the coding sequence ATGTCGCTTAAAAAATCGCCATTCTTCGAGCTGCGCAGCGGATCGGTCGATACGTTGCTGTTCACCGTGAAGACGACCGATCTCGATGCGTTGCGTACCGAACTGGTCAAGCGCTTCGAAGCGACTCCCGAGTTTTTCGCCGACGATGTCGTCGCGATCGACGTCCGCCGCCTGGCTGACGGCGAACGCGTCGCGCTCGCGGACATCCGCCAGATGCTGAACGACGTGCGGATGCGTCCGGTGGGCGTCGTCGCACTGGCAACGCAGGGCTGGGCGGGGGAAGCCGGCCTGCCGTTGCTGGAGGCGCGCGATCGCCGCGCGCCGGCCGCAAAACCTGCCGACGAAGCGGAGCCGGCGGCTGTGCCAGCCGTCGAGCCCGCCGCCGCTGCGGCAGCCGCAGCGGCGCCCGAACAGCCGTCGGAGCCCGCGCCGACGCCTGTGCAGGCCGGCGGCCAGACGCTGGTGATCGACCGGCCGTTGCGTTCGGGGCAGCAGATTTACGCGAAAGGAGACCTCGTGGTGCTCGCGCCGGTCAGTCACGGCGCGGAGATCATCGCGGAAGGCAATATCCACATCTACGCGCCGTTGCGCGGCCGCGCACTCGCGGGCGTGCACGGCAATCACGACGCGCGCATTTTCTGCACGTGTCTCGAGCCGGAACTGATTTCGATCGCGGGTATCTATCGAACAACCGAGAACCCGTTGCCCGCCGAAGTACTGGGCAAATCGGTGCAGATCCGGCTCGAAGAGGAAAAACTGATGATCGAACCGCTGCGCCTGACGTAA
- the minD gene encoding septum site-determining protein MinD has protein sequence MAKIIVVTSGKGGVGKTTTSASFASGLALRGHKTAVIDFDVGLRNLDLIMGCERRVVYDLVNVIQGEANLNQALIKDKKCENLFILPASQTRDKDALTRDGVEKVLNDLVAMDFEYIVCDSPAGIEAGALHAMYFADEALIVTNPEVSSVRDSDRILGILSSKTKRATEGKDPIKEHLLITRYSPKRVSEGEMLSLEDISEILRIKLIGVVPESEAVLHASNQGLPAVHIDGTDVAEAYKDVVARFLGEDKPLRFTDYQKPGLLQRLFGSK, from the coding sequence ATGGCAAAAATCATCGTGGTGACCTCGGGCAAGGGCGGCGTGGGCAAGACGACGACGAGCGCGAGCTTTGCGTCCGGTCTCGCGCTGCGCGGCCACAAGACGGCCGTGATCGACTTCGACGTCGGCCTGCGTAACCTCGATCTCATCATGGGCTGCGAGCGCCGCGTGGTGTACGACCTCGTGAACGTGATCCAGGGCGAAGCGAACCTGAACCAGGCGCTGATCAAGGACAAGAAGTGCGAGAACCTGTTCATCCTGCCGGCGTCGCAGACGCGCGACAAGGATGCGCTCACGCGTGACGGCGTCGAGAAGGTGCTGAACGACCTGGTCGCGATGGACTTCGAATACATCGTCTGCGATTCGCCGGCCGGTATCGAGGCGGGCGCACTGCACGCGATGTACTTCGCGGACGAAGCGCTGATCGTCACGAACCCGGAAGTGTCGTCGGTGCGTGACTCGGATCGCATTCTCGGCATCCTGTCGTCGAAGACGAAGCGCGCGACCGAAGGCAAGGATCCGATCAAGGAACACCTGCTGATCACGCGCTACAGCCCCAAGCGCGTCAGCGAAGGCGAGATGCTGTCGCTCGAGGACATCAGCGAGATCCTGCGCATCAAGCTGATCGGCGTGGTGCCCGAGTCGGAAGCCGTGCTGCATGCATCGAACCAGGGTCTGCCGGCCGTGCATATCGACGGTACTGACGTGGCGGAAGCGTACAAGGACGTCGTCGCGCGTTTCCTCGGCGAAGACAAGCCGCTGCGCTTCACTGATTACCAGAAGCCGGGCCTGCTGCAGCGCCTCTTCGGCAGCAAGTAA
- the minE gene encoding cell division topological specificity factor MinE → MSILSFLLGEKKKSASVAKERLQLIIAHERVGGRPPADYLPALQKELVAVISKYVHISDDDIRVSLERQDDLEVLEVKIEIPQA, encoded by the coding sequence ATGTCCATCCTTTCGTTTCTCCTCGGCGAGAAGAAAAAGTCCGCATCGGTCGCGAAGGAGCGCCTGCAGCTCATCATCGCGCACGAGCGCGTCGGCGGCCGGCCGCCGGCCGATTACCTGCCGGCGCTGCAGAAGGAGCTGGTCGCGGTCATCTCGAAGTACGTCCATATTTCGGACGATGACATCCGCGTGAGCCTCGAGCGCCAGGACGATCTCGAAGTCCTCGAAGTGAAGATCGAGATCCCGCAAGCCTGA
- a CDS encoding YXWGXW repeat-containing protein, producing the protein MAVSTVQRRIVSLALLAASLSAVVAPLAAHADEILVGTPVVVPQGRVVVAEPVAVRTEEVVIVAPNAPPPVRYEVVPASRVGYVWDRGHWHWEHGRYVWIGGHWEAERVGMQWVPGHWDQRGPNWFWTRGHWA; encoded by the coding sequence ATGGCTGTCTCTACCGTTCAACGTCGTATCGTTTCGCTCGCATTGCTTGCCGCGAGCCTGTCAGCCGTCGTCGCGCCGCTTGCCGCGCATGCGGACGAGATTCTCGTCGGCACCCCCGTGGTCGTGCCGCAGGGCCGCGTGGTCGTCGCCGAGCCGGTCGCCGTGCGCACCGAGGAAGTCGTGATCGTCGCGCCGAACGCGCCGCCGCCGGTGCGCTACGAGGTCGTGCCGGCCTCGCGCGTGGGCTACGTGTGGGATCGCGGGCACTGGCACTGGGAGCATGGCCGCTACGTGTGGATCGGCGGTCACTGGGAAGCCGAGCGCGTCGGTATGCAATGGGTGCCGGGCCACTGGGACCAGCGCGGTCCGAACTGGTTCTGGACCCGTGGTCACTGGGCCTGA